The following are encoded together in the Bubalus bubalis isolate 160015118507 breed Murrah chromosome 14, NDDB_SH_1, whole genome shotgun sequence genome:
- the ZSWIM3 gene encoding zinc finger SWIM domain-containing protein 3, whose translation MELGSCFKTYEDFKECFSAYKKENKCSFILRDCISVRYHNLNHGTSIREDILYVQVKFVCIRTQSNRKRAAEADMCPAYLLLRYNEKLDRLFISELNTQHIHIDPKTTGPRGDATGKSQKKLPSAQPAVNKDLGTAAKSPVEPLFCLDEVQIPTKPEQEDIAPSDLAKIAKVMKNFLKVDVGSMASFSVGSSQDLDRLSFQSSKMSDLFVRFPENLLLHRVENAQGHILYAFLVESKEREGRVVHFAVLKAETATSVAKMLSIFTEFNSDWPKVKVVFVDPSFPHRAILQEVFPGARTLLSIYHTTRLLEKKLHRSSADPSFKRLMKEALREAVFVTSKTSLQNLCQMSRALLDEQLFSFLQAHWFSCELLWYMHVRKGLHACSTYMDSLDVVTSKVSSLFREQQSLLDCILRFVDYIDFFNTKGMKNFPTAPPKLKRARSANTAPKSKKPSGICRGSLSRPPVQEAKPEQVQGPPRQPPQGQPSQGGMLASLRQSGSDLAYKLCHNEWVVVQSSTHLVDVAGCAVDVQLLEDSHQVSKDGCSCSCYFQQRYHLPCRHILALLHTSQRPVSEAMVCRRWQKRYQHLLGPCGELRDPVLIPADAGQPGEPGRNDMIQDLSRELANLLMQSEGPELEERCSTLRKIVDIWAAPRQPPEPSQRPRDFRDVGCLPFLWGKQEEGEGAAPAGATIHG comes from the exons ATGGAGCTTGGGAGCTGCTTCAAGACCTACGAGGACTTCAAGGAGTGCTTCAGCGCCTACAAAAAGGAGAACAAGTGTTCCTTCATTCTCAGGGACTGCATCTCCGTCCGGTACCACAACCTCAACCATGGCACCTCTATCCGCGAGGACATCCT ATATGTGCAGGTGAAATTTGTCTGTATTCGGACCCAGTCAAACAGGAAGAGAGCAGCAGAAGCAGACATGTGCCCAGCATACTTGCTTCTGCGGTACAATGAGAAACTGGATAGACTGTTCATCAGTGAACTCAACACACAGCATATACACATTGACCCCAAAACCACTGGTCCTAGAGGAGACGCCACCGGCAAATCTCAGAAGAAACTCCCGTCTGCACAGCCCGCAGTCAACAAAGACCTTGGCACGGCTGCAAAGTCCCCAGTTGAACCATTGTTTTGCTTAGACGAGGTCCAGATACCCACCAAGCCAGAGCAGGAGGACATCGCTCCTTCTGACCTGGCCAAGATAGCCAAAGTGATGAAGAACTTTCTTAAGGTGGACGTGGGTTCCATGGCCTCCTTCAGTGTGGGCAGCAGCCAAGACCTGGACCGGCTCAGTTTCCAGAGCAGCAAGATGAGCGATCTGTTTGTCCGCTTCCCAGAGAATCTCTTGCTGCACCGGGTGGAGAACGCTCAGGGCCACATCCTGTACGCTTTCCTGGTGGAGAGCAAGGAGCGAGAGGGGCGGGTGGTGCACTTCGCGGTGCTCAAGGCCGAGACAGCCACCTCCGTGGCCAAGATGCTAAGCATCTTTACGGAGTTCAACTCAGATTGGCCCAAGGTCAAGGTGGTCTTCGTGGACCCGTCCTTCCCTCACCGAGCCATCCTGcaggaggtcttccctggtgcccGCACCCTCCTCTCCATCTATCACACAACCCGACTCTTGGAGAAGAAGCTGCATCGTAGTTCTGCAGATCCGTCCTTTAAACGGCTCATGAAGGAAGCCCTGCGGGAGGCCGTGTTTGTCACCTCCAAGACCAGCCTGCAAAATCTCTGCCAGATGTCCCGGGCCCTGCTCGACGAGCAGCTCTTCAGCTTCCTGCAGGCCCACTGGTTCTCCTGTGAACTGCTGTGGTACATGCACGTCAGGAAGGGCCTGCACGCCTGTAGCACCTACATGGACAGCCTGGACGTCGTCACCAGCAAGGTGTCGAGCCTCTTCCGGGAGCAGCAGTCCCTGCTGGACTGCATCCTCCGCTTTGTGGATTACATAGACTTCTTTAACACCAAAGGCATGAAGAACTTTCCCACCGCTCCCCCCAAGTTAAAGAGAGCCCGGTCAGCAAACACGGCCCCCAAGTCCAAGAAGCCTTCTGGCATCTGCAGAGGGAGCCTCAGCAGGCCCCCCGTGCAGGAGGCCAAGCCAGAGCAGGTGCAGGGGCCGCCACGGCAGCCTCCCCAGGGGCAGCCCTCGCAGGGCGGCATGCTGGCCTCCTTACGCCAGAGCGGCTCCGACCTGGCCTACAAGCTGTGCCACAACGAGTGGGTGGTGGTGCAGAGCTCCACGCACCTGGTGGACGTGGCTGGCTGCGCTGTGGACGTGCAGCTGCTCGAGGACTCCCACCAGGTGAGCAAAGACGGCTGCAGCTGCAGCTGCTACTTTCAGCAGCGGTACCACCTGCCATGCCGGCACATCCTGGCGCTGCTGCACACCAGCCAGAGGCCCGTGAGCGAAGCCATGGTGTGCCGCCGGTGGCAGAAGAGGTACCAGCACCTCCTCGGGCCCTGCGGGGAGCTCCGGGACCCCGTTCTGATCCCAGCAGATGCAGGCCAGCCAGGGGAGCCGGGACGGAACGACATGATTCAGGACCTAAGCAGGGAGCTTGCAAATCTGCTGATGCAGAGTGAGGGACCAGAGCTGGAGGAGCGCTGCTCCACGCTGCGCAAGATTGTGGACATCTGGGCGGCCCCCCGCCAGCCTCCTGAGCCCAGTCAGCGGCCGAGGGACTTCAGGGATGTGGGCTGCCTCCCTTTCCTCTGGGGaaagcaggaggaaggggagggagcgGCCCCTGCTGGCGCCACCATTCATGGCTGA
- the ACOT8 gene encoding acyl-coenzyme A thioesterase 8 isoform X1, with protein MSLPQDPEDEQGGGDPPGDLRSVLVTSVLNLEPLDEDLFRGTHYWVPSTKRLFGGQIVGQALVAAAKSVSEDVHVHSLHCYFVRPGDPKVPVLYQVERTRTGASFSVRFVKAVQHGRPIFICQASFQKAQPSPMQHQFSMPAVPPPEEVLGHEDLIDQFLRDPKLQERYRVGLNRIAAQEVPIEIKVVNPPTPSQLKKMEPKQMFWVRARGYIGEGDMKMHCCVAAYISDFAFLGTAMLPHHWDYKVGFMVSLDHSMWFHAPFRADHWMLYECESPWAGGSRGLVHGRLWRQDGVLAVSCAQEGVIRVQPWDSTSKL; from the exons ATGTCGCTCCCTCAGGACCCGGAAGACGAACAGGGCGGCGGCGATCCACCCGGGGACCTCCGCAGCGTCCTGGTCACCAGTGTGCTCAACCTAGAGCCGCTGGACGAGGATCTCTTCAG AGGAACGCATTACTGGGTACCCTCAACTAAGCGGCTGTTTGGGGGTCAGATCGTGGGCCAGGCCCTGGTGGCTGCAGCTAAGTCTGTGAGTGAAGATGTCCATGTGCATTCCCTGCACTGCTACTTCGTACGTCCAG GGGACCCGAAGGTGCCTGTGCTGTACCAGGTGGAGCGGACGCGGACAGGGGCAAGCTTCTCTGTGCGCTTCGTGAAGGCCGTGCAACATGGCAGGCCCATCTTTATCTGCCAGGCCTCCTTCCAgaaggcccagcccagccccatgCAGCACCAGTTCTCCATGCCTGCTGTGCCCCCGCCGGAGGAGGTGCTTGGCCATGAGGACCTCATTGACCAATTTTTAAG GGACCCGAAGCTCCAAGAGAGGTACCGAGTGGGGCTGAACCGAATTGCTGCCCAGGAAGTGCCCATTGAGATCAAGGTGGTAAACCCACCCACTCCAAGCCAGCTGAAGAAAATGGAGCCCAAACAGATGTTCTGGGTGCGAGCCCGGGGCTATATTG GCGAGGGCGACATGAAGATGCACTGCTGTGTGGCGGCCTACATCTCAGATTTTGCCTTCCTGGGCACAGCAATGCTGCCCCACCACTGGGACTACAAGGTGGGCTTCATGGTCTCCCTGGACCACTCCATGTGGTTCCATGCCCCTTTCCGAGCTGACCACTGGATGCTCTATGAGTGTGAGAGCCCCTGGGCTG GTGGCTCCCGGGGCCTGGTTCACGGGCGGCTGTGGCGTCAGGACGGGGTCCTGGCTGTGTCCTGTGCCCAGGAGGGCGTGATCCGAGTTCAGCCCTGGGACTCAACGAGCAAGTTGTAG
- the ACOT8 gene encoding acyl-coenzyme A thioesterase 8 isoform X2 produces MSLPQDPEDEQGGGDPPGDLRSVLVTSVLNLEPLDEDLFRGTHYWVPSTKRLFGGQIVGQALVAAAKSVSEDVHVHSLHCYFVRPGDPKVPVLYQVERTRTGASFSVRFVKAVQHGRPIFICQASFQKAQPSPMQHQFSMPAVPPPEEVLGHEDLIDQFLRDPKLQERYRVGLNRIAAQEVPIEIKVVNPPTPSQLKKMEPKQMFWVRARGYIGKAPGRDSSPGPLLSIRCLCAKLEEDTFKVQGGRRRRGRHEDALLCGGLHLRFCLPGHSNAAPPLGLQGGLHGLPGPLHVVPCPFPS; encoded by the exons ATGTCGCTCCCTCAGGACCCGGAAGACGAACAGGGCGGCGGCGATCCACCCGGGGACCTCCGCAGCGTCCTGGTCACCAGTGTGCTCAACCTAGAGCCGCTGGACGAGGATCTCTTCAG AGGAACGCATTACTGGGTACCCTCAACTAAGCGGCTGTTTGGGGGTCAGATCGTGGGCCAGGCCCTGGTGGCTGCAGCTAAGTCTGTGAGTGAAGATGTCCATGTGCATTCCCTGCACTGCTACTTCGTACGTCCAG GGGACCCGAAGGTGCCTGTGCTGTACCAGGTGGAGCGGACGCGGACAGGGGCAAGCTTCTCTGTGCGCTTCGTGAAGGCCGTGCAACATGGCAGGCCCATCTTTATCTGCCAGGCCTCCTTCCAgaaggcccagcccagccccatgCAGCACCAGTTCTCCATGCCTGCTGTGCCCCCGCCGGAGGAGGTGCTTGGCCATGAGGACCTCATTGACCAATTTTTAAG GGACCCGAAGCTCCAAGAGAGGTACCGAGTGGGGCTGAACCGAATTGCTGCCCAGGAAGTGCCCATTGAGATCAAGGTGGTAAACCCACCCACTCCAAGCCAGCTGAAGAAAATGGAGCCCAAACAGATGTTCTGGGTGCGAGCCCGGGGCTATATTG GCAAGGCACCTGGCCGAGATTCTTCTCCAGGTCCCCTGCTAAGCATAAGGTGCCTTTGTGCAAAACTGGAAGAAGATACTTTCAAGGTCCAGGGTGGGAGACGCAG GCGAGGGCGACATGAAGATGCACTGCTGTGTGGCGGCCTACATCTCAGATTTTGCCTTCCTGGGCACAGCAATGCTGCCCCACCACTGGGACTACAAGGTGGGCTTCATGGTCTCCCTGGACCACTCCATGTGGTTCCATGCCCCTTTCCGAGCTGA
- the ACOT8 gene encoding acyl-coenzyme A thioesterase 8 isoform X3 — MSLPQDPEDEQGGGDPPGDLRSVLVTSVLNLEPLDEDLFRGTHYWVPSTKRLFGGQIVGQALVAAAKSVSEDVHVHSLHCYFVRPGDPKVPVLYQVERTRTGASFSVRFVKAVQHGRPIFICQASFQKAQPSPMQHQFSMPAVPPPEEVLGHEDLIDQFLRDPKLQERYRVGLNRIAAQEVPIEIKVVNPPTPSQLKKMEPKQMFWVRARGYIGPLLSIRCLCAKLEEDTFKVQGGRRRRGRHEDALLCGGLHLRFCLPGHSNAAPPLGLQGGLHGLPGPLHVVPCPFPS; from the exons ATGTCGCTCCCTCAGGACCCGGAAGACGAACAGGGCGGCGGCGATCCACCCGGGGACCTCCGCAGCGTCCTGGTCACCAGTGTGCTCAACCTAGAGCCGCTGGACGAGGATCTCTTCAG AGGAACGCATTACTGGGTACCCTCAACTAAGCGGCTGTTTGGGGGTCAGATCGTGGGCCAGGCCCTGGTGGCTGCAGCTAAGTCTGTGAGTGAAGATGTCCATGTGCATTCCCTGCACTGCTACTTCGTACGTCCAG GGGACCCGAAGGTGCCTGTGCTGTACCAGGTGGAGCGGACGCGGACAGGGGCAAGCTTCTCTGTGCGCTTCGTGAAGGCCGTGCAACATGGCAGGCCCATCTTTATCTGCCAGGCCTCCTTCCAgaaggcccagcccagccccatgCAGCACCAGTTCTCCATGCCTGCTGTGCCCCCGCCGGAGGAGGTGCTTGGCCATGAGGACCTCATTGACCAATTTTTAAG GGACCCGAAGCTCCAAGAGAGGTACCGAGTGGGGCTGAACCGAATTGCTGCCCAGGAAGTGCCCATTGAGATCAAGGTGGTAAACCCACCCACTCCAAGCCAGCTGAAGAAAATGGAGCCCAAACAGATGTTCTGGGTGCGAGCCCGGGGCTATATTG GTCCCCTGCTAAGCATAAGGTGCCTTTGTGCAAAACTGGAAGAAGATACTTTCAAGGTCCAGGGTGGGAGACGCAG GCGAGGGCGACATGAAGATGCACTGCTGTGTGGCGGCCTACATCTCAGATTTTGCCTTCCTGGGCACAGCAATGCTGCCCCACCACTGGGACTACAAGGTGGGCTTCATGGTCTCCCTGGACCACTCCATGTGGTTCCATGCCCCTTTCCGAGCTGA
- the SNX21 gene encoding sorting nexin-21 isoform X1 yields MASRLLHRLRHALTGDGPGEAAAGPEAEQFPESSELEDDDAEGLSSRLSGTLSFTSAEDDDEEDGEDDDDPDPDPLSAGDRVAGEDAGPSCAQAERSPPPDGQRGSQLLTRQLQDFWKKSRNTLVPQRLLFEVTNATVVKDPPSKYVLYTLAVMGPGPPDSQPAQISRRYSDFERLHRNLQRQFRGPMAGISFPRKRLRRNFTAETIARRSRAFEQFLGHLQAVPELRHAADLQDFFVLPELRRAQSLTCTGLYREALALWANAWQLQAKLGIPCGPDRRLLTLAGLAVCHQELEDASEARACCERALQLLEAESPHPLLAPFLEAHVRLSWRLGLDKRHSEAQLQALQEAGLTPTPPPSLKELLIKEVLD; encoded by the exons ATGGCCTCCCGGCTCCTGCATCGGCTGCGGCACGCCCTGACTGGCGACGGCCCCGGGGAGGCGGCGGCCGGCCCCGAGGCCGAGCAGTTCCCGGAGAGCTCGGAACTGGAGGACGACGATGCCGAGGGCCTGTCGTCCCGCCTCAGCGGCACCTTGAGCTTCACCAGCGCCGAGGACGACGACGAGGAGGACGGCGAGGACGACGACGACCCTGACCCCGACCCGCTGTCCGCTGGCGACCGGGTGGCGGGAGAAGACGCAG GCCCATCCTGTGCTCAAGCAGAACGGAGTCCCCCACCTGATGGGCAGCGGGGCAGTCAGCTCCTGACCCGGCAGTtgcaagatttctggaagaagtCCCGGAACACCCTGGTACCCCAGCGGCTGCTCTTTGAGGTGACCAACGCCACCGTGGTTAAGGACCCGCCCTCCAAGTACGTG CTCTACACCCTCGCCGTGATGGGCCCGGGGCCACCAGATAGCCAGCCGGCCCAGATCTCCCGCCGCTACTCAGACTTTGAGCGGTTGCACCGAAACCTGCAGCGGCAGTTCCGGGGCCCCATGGCTGGCATCTCCTTCCCCCGCAAGCGCCTGCGCCGGAACTTTACCGCCGAGACCATTGCCCGCCGCAGCCGGGCCTTCGAGCAGTTTCTGGGCCACCTCCAGGCTGTGCCTGAGCTGCGCCACGCTGCAGACCTACAGGACTTCTTCGTGCTGCCCGAGCTGCGGCGGGCGCAGAGCCTCACCTGCACCGGCCTCTACCGCGAGGCCCTGGCGCTCTGGGCCAATGCCTGGCAGCTACAAGCCAAGCTGGGCATCCCCTGTGGCCCAGACCGACGCCTGCTAACCCTGGCGGGGCTGGCCGTGTgccaccaggagctggaggaTGCCAGTGAGGCCCGGGCATGCTGTGAGAGGGCCCTGCAGCTTCTGGAGGCCGAGAGCCCGCACCCTCTGCTGGCCCCCTTTCTGGAGGCCCACGTGCGGCTCTCCTGGCGCCTGGGCCTGGACAAACGCCACTCCGAGGCCCAGCTCCAGGCcctgcaggaggcagggctgaCCCCCACGCCACCCCCCAGTCTTAAAGAGTTACTCATCAAGGAGGTGCTGGACTAG
- the SNX21 gene encoding sorting nexin-21 isoform X2, translating to MASRLLHRLRHALTGDGPGEAAAGPEAEQFPESSELEDDDAEGLSSRLSGTLSFTSAEDDDEEDGEDDDDPDPDPLSAGDRVAGEDAGPSCAQAERSPPPDGQRGSQLLTRQLQDFWKKSRNTLVPQRLLFEVTNATVVKDPPSNSTPSP from the exons ATGGCCTCCCGGCTCCTGCATCGGCTGCGGCACGCCCTGACTGGCGACGGCCCCGGGGAGGCGGCGGCCGGCCCCGAGGCCGAGCAGTTCCCGGAGAGCTCGGAACTGGAGGACGACGATGCCGAGGGCCTGTCGTCCCGCCTCAGCGGCACCTTGAGCTTCACCAGCGCCGAGGACGACGACGAGGAGGACGGCGAGGACGACGACGACCCTGACCCCGACCCGCTGTCCGCTGGCGACCGGGTGGCGGGAGAAGACGCAG GCCCATCCTGTGCTCAAGCAGAACGGAGTCCCCCACCTGATGGGCAGCGGGGCAGTCAGCTCCTGACCCGGCAGTtgcaagatttctggaagaagtCCCGGAACACCCTGGTACCCCAGCGGCTGCTCTTTGAGGTGACCAACGCCACCGTGGTTAAGGACCCGCCCTCCAA CTCTACACCCTCGCCGTGA